Proteins encoded together in one Otariodibacter oris window:
- a CDS encoding TIGR04211 family SH3 domain-containing protein, whose amino-acid sequence MQKIFSILLGSLICITSLPIFAETLYVTDNLHTYLRRGAGDQYKISGTIQAGEQVSVLEKRDRYSLIRDAKNREAWILNSELSTTPSSKELIPQLQQQIEELTVKLNKIDGDWQQRTAEMQRRVQQSDQQSSELLDQNARLKRELDILKNKNRDLETMQDAESREIMIQYFIYGGSVLGAGLLLGLLIPVFIPRRRRNNGW is encoded by the coding sequence ATGCAAAAAATATTCTCTATTCTATTAGGTAGCTTAATATGTATAACTTCGCTGCCAATATTCGCTGAAACACTGTATGTCACTGATAACTTACATACCTATTTGAGAAGAGGTGCGGGTGATCAATATAAGATATCAGGCACAATTCAGGCAGGTGAACAGGTTTCAGTATTAGAAAAGAGAGATCGTTATTCATTAATTCGAGATGCAAAAAATAGAGAAGCTTGGATTTTGAATAGTGAACTTTCCACGACCCCGAGTTCAAAAGAATTAATACCGCAACTTCAGCAACAAATAGAAGAGCTGACGGTTAAATTAAATAAAATTGATGGTGATTGGCAACAACGCACAGCAGAAATGCAAAGACGAGTACAACAGTCAGATCAACAAAGTAGTGAATTACTCGACCAAAATGCCAGATTAAAGAGAGAGCTTGATATTCTAAAAAATAAAAATCGAGATCTAGAAACAATGCAAGATGCTGAATCCCGTGAGATTATGATTCAATACTTTATTTATGGGGGCAGTGTCCTTGGGGCTGGATTACTACTTGGGTTACTTATTCCCGTTTTTATACCTCGTCGTAGACGTAATAATGGATGGTAG
- the iscX gene encoding Fe-S cluster assembly protein IscX → MKWTDAQEIAWALYDRDPDLDPQTVRFTDLHQWICDLEGFDDDPEKSNESILEAILLKWIEEYE, encoded by the coding sequence ATGAAATGGACAGATGCACAGGAAATCGCATGGGCTTTGTATGACAGAGACCCAGATTTAGATCCGCAAACTGTACGTTTTACAGATTTGCATCAATGGATCTGTGATTTGGAAGGGTTTGATGATGATCCTGAAAAATCAAATGAATCTATTTTAGAAGCAATTTTATTAAAATGGATTGAAGAGTATGAATAA
- a CDS encoding inorganic phosphate transporter: MEMIHQYGFILLLITAMFGFVMSFGIGANDVANAMGTSVGSGAITPKQAVYIALVFEFIGAYLAGGEVAETIKSGIISADAFAGRPDILILGMMSSLFAAGLWLTIASHKGWPVSTTHSIIGAIVGFACITIGTDAVQWGQFSGIVGSWFITPFLAGIVAFLIFISTQKLIFDTSNPLKNAQKYAPLYVGMTIFIICIVTLDKGLKHVGLDLSYGQTLLIGLILLIISTIICFLYLRSQSFLDRVKKGGFDGVEKVFNLLMIITACAMAFAHGSNDVANAVGPLAAVVSIVDNGGIIEGKTVMAPWILPLGATGIALGLAIMGSKVMSTIGTGITDLTPSRGFAAQFACAITVVLASGTGLPISTTQTLVGAVLGIGFARGIAALNLGVIRNIVASWVITLPAGAILSIIIYYILSMIFN, encoded by the coding sequence ATGGAAATGATTCATCAATACGGCTTTATCCTTTTACTGATCACTGCTATGTTTGGTTTTGTTATGTCTTTCGGGATTGGGGCAAATGATGTAGCTAATGCAATGGGAACTTCCGTAGGTTCTGGAGCGATTACCCCAAAACAAGCAGTTTATATTGCATTAGTCTTTGAATTTATAGGGGCGTATTTGGCAGGTGGCGAAGTAGCTGAAACGATAAAGAGTGGCATTATTTCAGCAGATGCTTTTGCTGGACGACCAGATATTTTAATTTTAGGCATGATGTCATCTCTATTTGCTGCTGGTCTTTGGCTCACTATAGCCTCTCATAAAGGATGGCCTGTTTCTACCACTCATTCAATTATTGGAGCAATAGTCGGCTTTGCTTGTATCACCATTGGAACAGATGCTGTTCAGTGGGGGCAATTTAGCGGAATTGTTGGAAGCTGGTTTATTACACCTTTTCTTGCTGGTATTGTTGCATTCCTTATTTTTATCTCTACTCAGAAATTAATATTTGATACCTCAAATCCATTAAAAAATGCTCAGAAGTATGCTCCTCTTTATGTCGGTATGACTATATTCATTATTTGTATCGTCACACTTGATAAAGGTTTAAAACATGTTGGTTTAGATCTTAGTTATGGACAGACTCTCCTCATTGGTCTTATTTTATTAATTATTTCAACTATAATCTGTTTCTTATATCTCCGTAGCCAAAGCTTCCTTGATAGAGTTAAAAAAGGTGGATTTGACGGTGTGGAAAAAGTATTTAATTTACTCATGATTATTACCGCTTGTGCGATGGCATTTGCTCATGGCTCAAATGATGTGGCAAATGCAGTAGGCCCTCTCGCCGCAGTGGTATCAATTGTAGATAATGGTGGTATCATAGAAGGCAAAACTGTAATGGCACCTTGGATTCTCCCATTAGGAGCAACTGGTATTGCTCTTGGGTTAGCTATTATGGGAAGTAAAGTAATGAGCACTATTGGTACAGGCATTACTGATCTCACACCCAGCCGAGGATTTGCTGCTCAATTTGCGTGTGCTATTACTGTAGTTCTTGCTTCTGGCACGGGATTACCGATCTCAACGACTCAAACATTGGTTGGAGCTGTTTTGGGAATTGGATTTGCTCGTGGGATTGCTGCACTGAATTTAGGTGTTATTAGAAATATTGTTGCATCTTGGGTCATCACACTTCCAGCAGGTGCAATTCTTTCTATTATTATTTACTACATTCTTAGTATGATTTTCAACTAA
- a CDS encoding TIGR00153 family protein has translation MAMNNILGLFAHSPLKPLQKHSQKVTECCGLLVPFFTATFENNWEDAEHIRRQIIDLERRADSLKREIRLKLPRGLFMPVERTDLLELVTQLDKLANYSKDISGRVIGRRLLIPTEMQTSFLHFLARSLDATKQSDKVINEMDQLLETGFRGRELNFVNNMILELDTIEDDTDQLQIVLRRSLLSIEDKYNPIDIVFLYKIIEWIGVLADQAQRVGSRIELMLARS, from the coding sequence ATGGCAATGAATAATATTTTAGGATTATTCGCTCATTCACCACTAAAACCACTACAAAAACATTCTCAAAAAGTGACTGAATGTTGCGGATTATTAGTCCCTTTTTTCACAGCTACCTTTGAAAACAATTGGGAAGATGCAGAACATATTCGTCGTCAAATTATCGATCTAGAAAGAAGAGCTGACTCATTGAAACGTGAAATTCGACTAAAATTGCCACGTGGATTATTTATGCCAGTTGAAAGAACAGATTTACTTGAACTCGTAACTCAGCTCGACAAACTTGCTAACTATTCCAAAGATATTTCTGGACGAGTAATTGGGCGTAGATTACTAATACCTACAGAAATGCAAACCTCTTTTTTACATTTTCTTGCACGTAGTTTAGATGCAACTAAACAATCAGATAAAGTCATTAATGAAATGGATCAATTGCTTGAAACAGGATTTAGAGGAAGAGAACTCAATTTTGTTAATAATATGATCTTAGAACTAGACACCATTGAAGATGATACCGATCAATTACAAATTGTGTTGCGCAGATCATTATTAAGTATTGAAGACAAATATAACCCGATTGATATTGTGTTTCTCTATAAAATTATTGAATGGATTGGAGTACTCGCAGATCAAGCTCAGCGTGTTGGGTCTCGAATTGAATTAATGCTAGCTCGCTCATAA